One window of the Amycolatopsis mediterranei genome contains the following:
- a CDS encoding DeoR/GlpR family DNA-binding transcription regulator: MPQPRPGTRDRRAMLLEAVRDGSGGIAELAEEFGVSESTIRRDLASLAGAGHVVRTYGGALDTERSPLEKDREHAAAKDAIAREAAALVRDGEVVLLDAGTTTGRLARHLAHREGLTVVTNGVTAIRELAGFSGIDLIVLGGRLRHPDEAILGESVLAQLRHISPDRVFLGADGVVAGRGLCCPSLEQSVVKHAMLHAGAEAYVLADHSKLDQAPFSYWTPLDREYRLITDEPRVDVVFPQFAQSVILAGGPETVGGAAHHE; this comes from the coding sequence ATGCCCCAGCCGCGACCAGGCACCCGTGACCGGCGCGCGATGCTCCTGGAGGCCGTCCGCGACGGCTCCGGCGGCATCGCGGAACTGGCCGAAGAGTTCGGCGTCTCCGAGTCGACGATCCGCCGCGATCTCGCGTCGCTCGCCGGCGCCGGGCACGTCGTCCGCACCTACGGCGGCGCGCTCGACACCGAGCGCAGTCCCCTCGAGAAGGACCGGGAGCACGCGGCGGCCAAGGACGCCATCGCCCGGGAAGCCGCCGCGCTCGTCCGGGACGGTGAGGTGGTGCTGCTCGACGCCGGCACGACCACCGGCAGGCTCGCCCGTCACCTCGCCCACCGCGAGGGGCTGACCGTGGTGACCAACGGCGTCACGGCGATCCGCGAGCTCGCGGGCTTCTCCGGGATCGACCTGATCGTCCTCGGCGGCCGGCTGCGGCACCCCGACGAGGCGATCCTCGGCGAGAGCGTGCTGGCGCAGCTGCGGCACATTTCACCCGACCGGGTGTTTCTGGGCGCCGACGGCGTCGTGGCCGGGCGCGGGCTGTGCTGTCCGTCACTGGAACAGTCGGTGGTCAAGCACGCGATGCTCCACGCGGGCGCGGAGGCCTACGTGCTGGCCGACCACTCCAAGCTGGACCAGGCCCCTTTTTCCTACTGGACGCCGCTGGACCGCGAGTACCGGCTGATCACCGACGAGCCGCGGGTGGACGTCGTGTTCCCGCAGTTCGCCCAGAGCGTGATCCTGGCCGGCGGACCCGAAACTGTCGGTGGTGCCGCGCATCATGAATGA
- a CDS encoding MFS transporter, with translation MIPRRRWAYVIPVAVVMYMLAYLDRTNVAVILPYIGDDFPLSAGAKGLASGIFFVGYLVLQIPAAVLAAKWSARKTVLILMVAWAFAAVLCGLVQNETQLYLARLLLGLFEGGVWPAVLILLASWFPQAERARANALWMTCLPISAILMSPLSGFMLDHMSWRWVFVLQGLPPLVWAAVWWFAVADRPARARWISAAEREYLETTLKAEEDAKPAFAKQGCDNRGFAPGRGLRHPDPRKAGYRQALANRQVLLLVGIYFFWITGFYGFSLWLPSVVKTMTGGSATAVGFLSAVPYVLALAGMIACGHWSDRTGNRRLAVTVPLLVAIGGLLLGNLGHWPAAVQLGLLCVVAPGVYMPYGPFWAIPSRVLGIEVVAVAMGLINALGNLGGFAGPYLVGWLTDVTGTAATGFVVLAAFLAVAAGLAFFGLKPVTVEGSAHAPAATRHP, from the coding sequence GTGATCCCCCGCCGGCGCTGGGCGTACGTCATCCCGGTCGCGGTGGTCATGTACATGCTGGCCTACCTCGACCGCACGAACGTCGCGGTGATCCTGCCCTACATCGGCGACGACTTCCCGTTGTCGGCCGGCGCGAAGGGGCTGGCGAGCGGCATCTTCTTCGTCGGCTACCTGGTGCTGCAGATCCCCGCGGCGGTGCTGGCGGCGAAGTGGAGCGCCCGCAAGACCGTGCTGATCCTGATGGTCGCCTGGGCGTTCGCGGCGGTGCTGTGCGGCTTGGTGCAGAACGAGACGCAGCTGTACCTGGCCCGGCTGCTGCTCGGGCTGTTCGAGGGCGGGGTGTGGCCCGCGGTGCTGATCCTGCTGGCGTCCTGGTTCCCGCAGGCGGAACGGGCGCGGGCGAACGCGCTGTGGATGACGTGCCTGCCGATTTCGGCGATCCTCATGTCGCCGCTGTCCGGCTTCATGCTCGACCACATGTCCTGGCGCTGGGTGTTCGTCCTGCAGGGATTGCCACCGCTGGTGTGGGCGGCCGTCTGGTGGTTCGCGGTGGCCGACCGGCCGGCACGGGCCCGGTGGATCTCCGCCGCGGAACGCGAGTACCTCGAAACCACCTTGAAGGCCGAAGAAGACGCTAAGCCGGCGTTCGCCAAGCAGGGCTGTGACAACCGAGGCTTCGCCCCGGGCCGGGGGCTTCGCCACCCGGACCCCCGAAAAGCCGGTTACCGGCAGGCGCTGGCGAACCGCCAGGTGCTGCTGCTGGTCGGCATCTACTTCTTCTGGATCACCGGCTTCTACGGCTTCTCCCTGTGGCTGCCGTCGGTGGTGAAGACGATGACCGGCGGCTCGGCGACCGCCGTCGGCTTCCTGTCGGCCGTGCCGTACGTGCTGGCGCTGGCCGGAATGATCGCGTGCGGACACTGGTCCGACCGCACCGGCAACCGGCGGCTCGCGGTCACGGTGCCCCTGCTCGTCGCGATCGGCGGGCTGCTGCTGGGCAACCTCGGGCACTGGCCGGCGGCCGTGCAGCTGGGGCTGCTCTGCGTCGTGGCGCCCGGCGTCTACATGCCGTACGGGCCGTTCTGGGCCATCCCCAGCCGGGTGCTCGGCATCGAAGTGGTCGCCGTGGCGATGGGCCTGATCAACGCGCTGGGCAACCTCGGCGGGTTCGCCGGTCCCTACCTGGTCGGCTGGCTGACCGACGTCACCGGCACCGCGGCCACCGGGTTCGTCGTCTTGGCCGCGTTCCTCGCCGTGGCCGCCGGGCTGGCGTTCTTCGGGCTGAAACCCGTGACTGTGGAAGGCTCGGCGCATGCCCCAGCCGCGACCAGGCACCCGTGA
- the pdxA gene encoding 4-hydroxythreonine-4-phosphate dehydrogenase PdxA, with product MSDLPILAVTLGDPVGIGPEITLKTLAEPEALQMAHGVAVGDAIVLERLVRHLGLHLEINPIATVADARFTTGVIDVLNLGVVREDLPWGEVNATAGAAAVGAIEVATRLALAGEVDAVVTAPINKEAIWAAGSQHLGHTEMLGELTGSTRFNTMFWVSGLKIFFATRHLSLREAIDQITRENIEHAIREAYTALEVFGTEKPRLAVAALNPHGGENGKFGNEEIIAIAPAVAAARVAGLDVVGPIPADSVFHQGIQGRFDGVLSLYHDQGHIASKTYDFDGTVSVTVGLPILRTSVDHGTAFDIAGTGRASHGTMRAAFKAAATLAPYARKLPAIYPPSLR from the coding sequence GTGAGCGACCTCCCCATCCTCGCCGTCACCCTGGGCGACCCCGTGGGCATCGGCCCGGAGATCACCCTGAAGACCCTCGCCGAGCCCGAGGCCCTGCAGATGGCGCACGGGGTGGCGGTAGGCGACGCGATCGTGCTCGAACGCCTGGTCCGGCACCTGGGCCTGCACCTGGAGATCAACCCGATCGCCACGGTCGCCGACGCGCGCTTCACCACCGGCGTGATCGACGTGCTCAACCTCGGCGTGGTCCGGGAGGACCTGCCGTGGGGCGAGGTGAACGCGACCGCGGGCGCCGCGGCGGTGGGGGCGATCGAGGTCGCCACCCGGCTCGCGCTGGCCGGCGAGGTCGACGCGGTGGTGACCGCGCCGATCAACAAGGAAGCCATCTGGGCGGCGGGCTCGCAGCACCTCGGGCACACCGAAATGCTCGGCGAGCTGACCGGGTCGACCCGGTTCAACACGATGTTCTGGGTCTCCGGGCTGAAGATCTTCTTCGCCACCCGGCACCTCTCCCTGCGCGAAGCGATCGACCAGATCACCCGGGAGAACATCGAACACGCGATCCGGGAGGCGTACACCGCGCTGGAGGTCTTCGGCACGGAGAAGCCGAGACTGGCCGTGGCGGCGTTGAACCCGCACGGCGGGGAGAACGGCAAGTTCGGCAACGAGGAGATCATCGCGATCGCCCCGGCGGTCGCCGCCGCACGGGTGGCCGGGCTCGACGTGGTCGGCCCGATCCCCGCGGATTCCGTGTTCCACCAAGGGATCCAGGGCCGGTTCGACGGGGTGCTCTCGCTCTACCACGACCAGGGGCACATCGCGTCGAAGACCTACGACTTCGACGGCACGGTGTCGGTGACGGTCGGCCTGCCTATCCTGCGCACATCGGTCGACCACGGCACGGCGTTCGACATCGCCGGCACCGGCCGGGCCTCGCACGGCACCATGCGGGCGGCGTTCAAGGCCGCGGCCACCCTGGCGCCGTACGCGCGGAAGCTGCCGGCCATCTACCCACCGAGCCTCCGGTGA